In a single window of the Anaerocolumna cellulosilytica genome:
- a CDS encoding AraC family transcriptional regulator — translation MLTVVGYYDWQSNEKSVSEEEFFVHCCGRYKLVRTERFQTERPQGAANYQLIYIADGSARFMMDGKLYTLEKGNCILYRPGEAQYYYYHLEEHPDIYWVHFSCHEGCALLEQLNFQEGNIYNVGIHNSYIHLFDNIIQELQLKQPFCEEQLKLMIQQLLLKMGRNRMIQNNLFENYNKEVEEAIRLFHLAPEKDYTIKEFTRERGLNYYRFIDTFTKYVGMSPRQYIINIRMTTAKELLTNSLFQISEVAQLTGYDNPLYFSRLFKKTWGVSPTEYRNISGKA, via the coding sequence ATGTTAACAGTTGTTGGATATTACGACTGGCAATCCAATGAAAAATCTGTATCGGAAGAAGAGTTTTTTGTACATTGCTGCGGAAGATATAAATTGGTACGAACAGAGCGGTTCCAGACAGAACGCCCTCAGGGTGCTGCGAATTACCAGTTAATCTATATTGCAGACGGGAGCGCCAGATTTATGATGGATGGTAAGCTGTATACACTGGAAAAGGGGAATTGTATACTGTACCGCCCAGGTGAGGCACAGTACTATTATTATCATTTGGAAGAACACCCGGACATTTATTGGGTTCATTTCTCCTGTCATGAAGGATGTGCCCTTTTAGAACAATTGAACTTTCAGGAGGGGAATATCTACAATGTAGGAATTCATAACAGTTATATCCACTTGTTTGATAATATAATACAAGAGCTCCAGCTAAAACAGCCTTTTTGTGAAGAGCAGCTAAAATTGATGATACAGCAGCTGCTTTTAAAGATGGGAAGAAATCGGATGATACAGAATAATCTATTTGAGAATTATAACAAGGAGGTAGAAGAAGCCATACGTTTGTTCCACCTTGCTCCAGAAAAGGATTATACCATAAAAGAGTTTACAAGAGAGAGGGGACTTAATTACTATAGATTTATAGATACATTTACAAAATATGTGGGGATGTCGCCAAGACAGTATATCATTAATATACGCATGACGACCGCCAAGGAGTTATTAACCAACTCCTTGTTTCAGATTTCTGAAGTGGCGCAGTTAACCGGTTATGATAATCCTTTATACTTTAGCAGATTGTTTAAGAAGACATGGGGCGTATCACCTACAGAATATCGTAATATAAGCGGCAAGGCGTAA
- a CDS encoding AraC family transcriptional regulator, whose translation MSLSVDNPDILLYNPDIMKEYSLLEFAGIDFPFQMDKGMHTRPCSGHSHNFIELEIIIGGSADHIVEGKTYHISKGDVLVIMPSYVHELAQVDHLKLFNFKFDLDKLLLMDTDLEKLSGFQALFVLQPFEKYQHDYNSFMKLDELKYQQALQLCEFLLEEWLEKKPGYKVVIKAYFLTLITFLARNFSPNITSSSLKLPEFLHTLTYIHENYTEKITLSLLSSMACLSERQYTRIFHDICSMSPIEYVINCRLALACRQLKYTKDSLQEISIKCGFGDKVSFSRLFKKRYGITPGKYRIL comes from the coding sequence ATGTCTTTATCAGTTGACAATCCAGACATTTTGTTATACAATCCAGACATTATGAAAGAATACAGCCTCTTAGAATTTGCAGGAATTGATTTTCCTTTTCAAATGGATAAAGGGATGCATACTCGTCCCTGTTCCGGTCACAGTCACAATTTTATAGAACTTGAGATTATCATCGGCGGAAGTGCTGACCATATTGTTGAAGGTAAAACATATCACATATCAAAAGGAGATGTACTGGTTATTATGCCTTCTTATGTGCATGAACTTGCACAGGTCGATCATCTAAAACTATTTAACTTTAAATTTGATTTGGATAAATTATTGCTGATGGATACGGACTTAGAAAAACTGTCTGGCTTTCAGGCACTTTTTGTGTTACAGCCCTTTGAAAAATACCAGCATGATTATAACAGTTTTATGAAACTGGATGAGTTAAAATATCAGCAAGCTCTCCAATTGTGTGAATTTCTATTAGAAGAATGGTTGGAAAAAAAGCCTGGATATAAGGTGGTTATTAAAGCCTATTTTCTAACTCTTATTACGTTTTTAGCAAGAAATTTTTCACCAAATATTACCAGTTCCTCTTTAAAGTTGCCGGAGTTTTTACACACCTTAACTTATATACATGAGAATTATACAGAAAAGATAACATTGTCCCTCCTTTCCTCTATGGCCTGTCTGTCAGAACGGCAATATACCCGAATATTTCATGATATATGCAGTATGTCACCAATAGAATATGTTATAAATTGCCGTCTTGCATTGGCTTGCAGACAATTAAAATATACCAAAGACTCTCTTCAGGAAATCAGTATAAAATGCGGTTTTGGAGATAAAGTATCCTTCTCCCGCCTCTTTAAAAAAAGATACGGCATCACCCCTGGTAAATACCGCATCTTATAA
- a CDS encoding alpha-L-fucosidase: MEVSMDKLQYLQEIEEVIKEGKFKDTWESLSGYRIPEWYRKAKFGIFIHWGIYSVPAFGSEWYSRNMYIEGSKEFEHHIKTYGEHKKFGYKDFIPMFQAQHFKAEEWAELFEKSGARYVVPVAEHHDGFQMYKSELSRYNAAEMGPKKDILGELKLEFEKHNLTLCASSHRVEHWFFMGHGKEFESDIKEPLVCGDFYWPAMPEPNHHDLFSTAPTKEFLEDWLLRTCELVDCYKPKLVYFDWWIQHEAVKPYLKKFAAYYYNRAIEWGMEVVINYKHDAFMFGCAVVDIERGQFAEQKPYYWQTDTAVARNSWCYTENNTYKTAREIICDLVDIVSKNGNLLLNIGPRADGTIPKEDKSILLEIGEWLAVNGEAIYDSNIWRIAGEGPTVIEEGQFTDSKSKVFTSRDIRFTVKGSYLYAFVLKYPKDGIVTIEALGDKDAARLPHFHGIIRGIEILGTSSKPEWKRTTDGLIIYGDIINTDKPVVMRILID; the protein is encoded by the coding sequence ATGGAGGTAAGCATGGATAAATTGCAGTATCTACAAGAAATTGAAGAAGTGATTAAGGAAGGAAAGTTTAAAGACACCTGGGAATCTTTATCTGGGTACCGGATACCCGAATGGTATCGGAAAGCAAAATTTGGAATATTCATTCATTGGGGAATCTATTCCGTTCCGGCCTTTGGAAGTGAATGGTATTCCAGAAATATGTATATTGAAGGATCTAAGGAGTTTGAACATCATATTAAGACTTATGGAGAACACAAGAAATTCGGGTATAAGGATTTTATCCCCATGTTTCAGGCACAACATTTTAAAGCAGAGGAATGGGCGGAATTATTTGAAAAATCCGGTGCCAGATATGTGGTTCCAGTAGCCGAGCATCATGACGGCTTTCAGATGTATAAAAGTGAACTGTCTAGGTATAATGCCGCAGAGATGGGGCCTAAAAAGGATATATTGGGAGAATTAAAGTTAGAATTTGAAAAGCATAATCTTACGCTATGTGCCTCCTCACACAGGGTAGAGCATTGGTTTTTTATGGGGCATGGAAAAGAGTTTGAAAGTGATATAAAAGAACCTTTGGTTTGTGGTGATTTCTATTGGCCTGCAATGCCTGAACCGAATCATCATGACCTTTTCAGTACAGCACCCACGAAAGAATTTTTAGAGGACTGGTTACTTCGAACCTGTGAGCTTGTAGACTGCTATAAGCCAAAACTTGTTTATTTTGACTGGTGGATACAGCATGAGGCAGTAAAACCCTATCTAAAAAAATTCGCGGCATATTATTATAACCGGGCAATTGAATGGGGAATGGAAGTTGTAATTAACTATAAACATGATGCGTTTATGTTCGGATGTGCTGTGGTTGACATTGAACGGGGACAATTTGCAGAACAAAAGCCATACTATTGGCAGACGGATACGGCTGTAGCCAGAAACTCATGGTGTTACACAGAAAATAATACGTACAAAACAGCTAGAGAGATAATTTGTGATTTGGTAGATATAGTCAGTAAAAACGGTAATCTTCTTCTTAATATCGGACCGAGGGCGGATGGTACTATACCAAAAGAGGATAAGAGCATATTGTTAGAAATCGGGGAATGGCTCGCTGTGAACGGGGAGGCTATTTATGATAGTAATATATGGCGGATTGCAGGAGAAGGTCCAACCGTAATAGAAGAAGGACAGTTTACGGATAGTAAATCCAAAGTATTTACTTCCAGAGATATCCGCTTTACCGTAAAGGGCAGCTATTTGTATGCATTTGTTCTAAAATATCCGAAAGACGGTATTGTTACCATAGAGGCGCTGGGTGATAAAGATGCTGCCAGGCTGCCCCACTTTCATGGGATTATCAGAGGGATTGAGATTTTAGGCACGAGCAGTAAACCGGAATGGAAGCGTACTACAGACGGGTTAATAATCTATGGTGATATTATAAATACGGATAAGCCGGTGGTGATGAGAATACTTATAGACTAA
- a CDS encoding DNA-3-methyladenine glycosylase I, giving the protein METKHYKRCDWAEQNELEKQYHDTEWGVPLYDDRKLFEMLILEGMQAGLSWSTILSKRESLRSAFDNFDPAILINYDENKIEELMQNTGVIRNRLKIKSVIGNAKAYYKVQEQHGSFQDFLWKYVDYKPIQNQWADISSVPASTALSDTISRDLKKLGFKFVGTTIIYAFMQAVGIVNDHLTCCYLHNR; this is encoded by the coding sequence ATGGAAACAAAACACTATAAACGTTGTGACTGGGCAGAACAAAATGAATTAGAAAAACAATACCATGATACGGAATGGGGTGTTCCTCTTTATGATGATAGAAAATTATTTGAAATGCTTATTTTGGAGGGTATGCAAGCCGGCTTAAGCTGGTCTACTATTCTTTCCAAAAGAGAATCCTTACGTTCCGCTTTTGATAATTTTGACCCTGCTATACTCATTAACTATGATGAGAACAAAATTGAAGAACTTATGCAAAATACAGGGGTCATTCGTAACCGCCTTAAAATTAAATCTGTCATTGGGAATGCGAAGGCATACTATAAAGTACAAGAACAGCATGGAAGCTTTCAAGATTTTTTATGGAAATATGTAGATTATAAACCCATACAGAATCAATGGGCAGATATTTCTAGCGTTCCGGCAAGTACTGCATTATCGGATACGATTAGCCGTGACTTAAAAAAACTGGGCTTTAAATTTGTAGGAACGACCATTATTTATGCCTTTATGCAGGCTGTAGGAATCGTAAATGATCATCTTACCTGCTGTTATCTTCACAACCGGTAA